The DNA window CAATTAGTTCAACATGATGCATGTGTGGACTTTTCTAGGAAGCTGATGTCTTGCAGTAAGTAGTCTAAAAAgtacttaaaacaaaaacaaaacaatatttgcAAAGTACCTCATGTTCTTTTCAcaggtttttaattttcttgacaCACAGTCTACTCACTTCAAAAAATGCACCCCCAAAGATGGGCAGCCTTTCAGTATTTGTAACTTAGTCAACCAAAACTTGAAAGGTGTTCTCTACCAATaatcaagggggaaaaaaaatccgaATTTCAATTTGTATGGTGCATGAGGGCAAAGCATCTAGAATATTATTTCCCAGTCAAGGCCACATCTAGATGAAAACAAGCTAACTGAAACACAGGAGAAATCGTCAAAGATGCAACAGATATGGTGTTGCTGGCTGGATGTCTAGACTTCAAGCAAACCCCAAATACCAAAGAAGCATCCATGTGTCAAACCAGCATAATTTTTGAGCTATGCCTTGGAGCCACATACCAAAAAGTTAGCTTGAAAAAAGTGTAAGAGGGTAACTGGAAGGTCAGCCCCAGTTCCCAGGAATTGTGAAACTAGCTAGCAAGGGCTCCCTACAAGAGTGATACTTTGGCAACTTGTCCCAGCATCCTTTATCTCTGAAAGGCCCTACTCCCCAAATGCAGCTCTCAAGGTCATCTGAGATTTATCTGAGTCCTGCATACTTTAtggtcaaaacacaaaacatccTCCAAATGATCCTCTGAATACTTTAAACTCCTTTAGGCTTTGCCCAGACTCGAAAACGAACCCCAGACTTTCTCCTTCAATTTTGCAGcacaaaaatcattaaaattattttcaagtcTGGCAAACTTCAGTTCAAAAGCAGGTGTTTCCCGTTCACTGCTAGAAACAAGTTTTATGTCCATCTCTTACTAAAGACGGCAAAAGTTGCCTGAATCTTCTTTAGAAAACATGAAGACAACACGAAGAGCCTACTTGGAACGAACTCATAacatggagggggtgggggagtaaGGTGCACATCTGGCTCCGTAGTCATTCTTCACCTGCAGTTATGAAAGgtgagaagaaaataataaaaacaagaggCGGACTGGGGTGCTGTTTACCAGAACTGCACGGTCCTCAAAAGCAGCCCAGCCCAACCTGCACTGCGTCTCGCCGATGGCCCCACGTGTAAACACACAAAGGCGGCACGCACCCCCTAGTTCCTCCTCAGTCCCGGCTTCCAGGAGGAGCGAGAGCCGGCGCCCCGAAACTTCCCCGCGAGTAGTCGGAGGTGCTAGGGTAGGGCGCGGAGCGCTACTCCTCCAGGGAGCCCAGCGCTGCAGAGTCCCCCGGCACCATGCGCCGCCCGCCGCCCTCACCTGCGCTGGAACAACGGCCCGCGCCCCGCCGGCGCCGCCCGAAGGCCGCGCCTCTGCTCCCGGGCCGCTCCGCACGCTCGGCCTGACGTAATTCAAACATGGCAACAGTTCCACTTCAAAGGCGGATGCACGGACCTCCCAGACGCGGCCTCCCGTGACTCGGAGCCCCAGCCACGCGTGCGCCCCGCCGAGCAGCGCTCCGTCGCGCCGCATGGGTGACCCGCAGGCCGAGGCGCCCCCACGGACACAGCCTCGCTGCGCCGCCGCTGAAGTTTCCGAGAGGACCTGAGGGACAAAAGCCGCCCCGCGCCCCGCCCGGCCCGCGTCGCTCGGGCACACGCGGCCCTTTGTTGTCCGGCGGCATCGGCAACGTCGGGGCGACCGGGACCCGCGACCAGGATCCACGCGAGCTCGGGTGTCCTCTGCCGCCGACCCCTGGGGCCAAACTTTTGCGGAGTCCCGGATGAGAAACGCCCAGAGGTCCCCGCCGCTGCGCGTATGCAGCGAGTTGGCGACTTTCGCTGTGCTTTGGAAACTGGCAAGACGCCATCACCAGGAAATCACATTGTCCTGCTCCCGATAGCCCCGACGGCGACCGCAGCCCGGGACTCACTCGGGGCTGGACACTCGGATGCAGCACGGTCGCGGCCCTAAGCACGTGGCTTGTCAggtgaagcacacacacaaaaagaaaaaaaaaaaaaagagttgggtgCCTCACGCAGCGGACCGCGCCGCAGCCTTCATCCTCAGGGCTTGGTTCCGCAGGACACTGCCACCCCTCCCGTGTCGCCCGCACCCACGCTACAGGTGACCAGACGGACAGCGAACTTTGGGCTGCAGAGACCACTCGGCACCGGCCGAGTGCAAAGACCGCGTGCTGCGCGCTCATTGTCGCAGCCGCGTCCCTGCGGACTTCTCCAACAACGCCACGCCGCGTGCGTCGCGCAACCCCGGCGCTGGCCCTCACCGGCTGCTTTCAGCCTGTGTGGCCGCCGGCTCCAGGCAGTGGCAAGTTAGTTTCCGAGCTCCGGCTTTGTTGTTCACCCGCGTGCAAACCATCGCGAGCGGCGCGGGAGCGCAACACGCGGGTGCACGCGGCGCCCGAGCCCCCGGCCGGAGCCCACACGGGATCTGAGACCCGGACCCTGCTCTCCGGGTCGGCAGAGAACACTACGACTGAGAAAAGTCATTGTCACCTTCAGCGTGGATGCAAGTCCGCCGCTGCTCGTTCGTTTCCACGCTGCACTCACTTTCCCCACACCCTGACTTTCGGTTTACCTCAAATATCCTCCCCAATTAAGAAGCGCATCTCCAACACCTCTGTACAAAAGACTCTGGAGTCCGGAGAGCACGAGGACAGCGCTCCCCGCAATGCCATCTCCAAGACAAAacttcctgtgtgtttgtgtatgggaaGGACGGAGGAGGCGGGGGAGgtaaagggaggaaagaaaaaaaatcacagaaagcaAAACCTCGGAGACAGTTTTGCACCGGTGTCCAGACTAGAATCACTCACCTTCCACGCGCAGCAGCGTCCCCACGGTGCAAACTGCACCAGGCCAACCCCCTGCAAGCACTCCCTCCGCCAGCGCCGAGTCCAGAA is part of the Rattus norvegicus strain BN/NHsdMcwi chromosome 4, GRCr8, whole genome shotgun sequence genome and encodes:
- the LOC134486897 gene encoding uncharacterized protein LOC134486897; protein product: MQRVGDFRCALETGKTPSPGNHIVLLPIAPTATAARDSLGAGHSDAARTHTKRKKKKRVGCLTQRTAPQPSSSGLGSAGHCHPSRVARTHATGDQTDSELWAAETTRHRPSAKTACCALIVAAASLRTSPTTPRRVRRATPALALTGCFQPVWPPAPGSGKLVSELRLCCSPACKPSRAARERNTRVHAAPEPPAGAHTGSETRTLLSGSAENTTTEKSHCHLQRGCKSAAARSFPRCTHFPHTLTFGLPQISSPIKKRISNTSVQKTLESGEHEDSAPRNAISKTKLPVCLCMGRTEEAGEVKGGKKKNHRKQNLGDSFAPVSRLESLTFHAQQRPHGANCTRPTPCKHSLRQRRVQKDCLQQFFSCYRGRRYRFRFPSAQARLPGPNSLESSLFAYGRVRAVGWAGRGQGVRARPRGLYCPFKGRSGEARETRRPAGTGAGPAYYATSRKQTPGGRRRRGGVAGRERCKGPGWVRLLNWYFQA